The sequence GAGCGCCTTCTACTTTTTGCCATGAGATTTTAGGCGAATAAGTGGGTAAGCCGTTTGAATTGAGAAACGCTTTAGGGGCGTTACCGCCAAATTTAGCGTCCAAATACCCTTTTGAATCGGTTTGAATCATTACTTCAAAAGTTTTCATTTTAAGCCTTTTTTCTTTGAAATCATTTTGCGTTTTTATTGTAGCATGATCATAAAAACACATCTTAATTTAAGAGCATGGTATTAGAATAATCATTTTTAATGATTAAATAGCTATTTATTTTTAGTGGTTAGTATTGAACGCATGGAAAGTAAAATAAATCGTTTGAGTGCCAAGATAGACGCACTATTGGAACAGCAAAAAAGAGTGATTTCTTTACTAGAAGCTTATTTGAGCGTTTATCCCACCCAAGAGGCTTCAAATAAGTTTTTTAAAAGCGTTAGTCAAGGGATGGAGTTAGCCCCAGAAATCGCGCAAGAAGATGAAGAAAAACGCCTTTATGTGTTGCAATATTTAAGCCATGTGGATATTACTAAAAACAAGCAAGACTCCCAGCTCAAAAAAGATTGTTTGGAATTTATTCAAAGGTTTAATGTCCCAAAGCCCATTATGGTTACTGCTCTTTATAACCTTAGGGGCATTAAGCCCACTAAAAAAGAAGTAGCGAAGCAATTGCAAAAACTCTATGTGTGGGAGAAGCGTTACCAACAAGGGGGGATAGACGCTTTAAAAGACAGGCGTGGGAGACCCCTTAAAAAACCTTAAGCGGGTTGATAGTGGCTGTTGTTGGTTTTTGATAGGAGGATGTTCGCATTTCTCAAAATGTTTTCAAAAATTCATCTTATTTTAAGTTAAAATTAAGAAAATATCTTGTATTTAATCATAATTTAGACCTAGATAAGAAAATCTATGTAAAATTTTTAAGGAGAACACGCATTTGTTACAACGAATTTATTTAGACAATAACGCTACGACTAGGATTGACCCTAAAGTTAAAGAGATCATGGATCCTTTTTTAAGGGATCATTATGGGAATCCTAGCTCGTTACACCAGTTTGGCACAGAAACCCACCCGGCCATTGCAGAAGCATTGGATAAGCTTTATAAGGGCATTAACGCTAGGGATATAGATGATGTGATCATCACTTCTTGCGCGACAGAAAGCAATAATTGGGTTTTAAAGGGCGTGTATTTTGATGAATGTTTGAAAAAGGGCAAAAACCATATTGTAACCACGGTTGCAGAGCATCCGGCGGTGCGATCCACTTGTAATTTTTTAGAAAGCTTGGGGGTGGAGGTTACTTACTTGCCTATTAATGAGCATGGGAGTATCACCGCCGATCAAGTCAAAGAAGCGATCACAGAAAAAACCGCTTTAGTGAGCGTGATGTGGGCGAATAATGAAACCGGTCTCATTTTCCCTATTGAAGAAATTGGGGCTATCTGTAAAGAAAAGGGCGTGTTGTTCCATACCGATGCGGTGCAAGCGATTGGTAAAATCCCTGTAGATGTGTTGAAAGCGAATGTAGATTTCCTTTCTTTTAGTGCGCACAAGTTTCATGGGCCTAAAGGCATTGGGGGATTGTATATTAGAAGTGGGGTGGGATTGACCCCTCTTTTTCATGGCGGGGAGCATATGAATGGCAGGCGCAGCGGGACTTTGAATGTGCCTTATATTGTGGGCATGGGCGAAGCGATGAAATTAGCCGTAGAGCATTTAGACTATGAAAAAGAAGTGGTAGGGAAGTTGCGTGATAAATTAGAAGAAGCGCTTTTGAAAATCCCTGATGTGATGGTGGTAGGCGATCGAATCCATCGTGTGCCTAACACGACTTTAATCAGCGTGAGAGGGATTGAAGGAGAGGCCATGCTGTGGGATTTGAATCGCTCTAATATCGCCGCTTCCACAGGGAGTGCATGCGCGAGTGAGGATTTAGAGGCTAATCCTGTCATGGTAGCGATTGGAGCGAGTAAGGAATTAGCTCATACCGCTATCAGGCTTTCATTGAGCCGTTTTAACACGGAAGCTGAAATTGATAAAACGATTGAAGTTTTCTCTCAAGCGGCTATAAGATTGAGAAACATTTCAAGCTCTTATTAAAAAGAATATAAAGGAATCAAAATGGCAAAACATGATTTAGTGGGTTCGGTTCTCTGGGACGCGTATTCTAAAGAAGTTCAAAGACGCATGGACAACCCTACGCATTTAGGGGTCATCACCGAAGAGCAGGCTAAAGCCAAAAACGCTAAGCTCATTGTGGCGGATTATGGTGCAGAAGCATGCGGTGATGCGGTGAGGTTGTATTGGCTTGTAGATGAAAGCACGGATACGATTGTTGACGCGAAGTTTAAAAGCTTTGGTTGCGGGACAGCGATCGCAAGCTCAGACATGATGGTAGAGTTGTGTTTGAATAAAAGAGTCCAAGATGCGGTAAAAATCACGAATTTAGATGTGGAAAGAGGCTTGAGAGACGATCCGGACACGCCGGCTGTCCCTGGGCAAAAAATGCACTGCTCAGTGATGGCGTATGATGTGATCAAAAAAGCTGCCGGCATGTATTTGGGGAAAAACGCTGAAGATTTTGAAGAAGAAATCATCGTGTGCGAGTGCGCTAGGGTGAGTTTAGGCACGATTAAAGAAGTGATTAAGCTCAATGATTTAAAAAGCGTTGAAGAAATCACTAACTACACCAAAGCCGGTGCTTTCTGTAAAAGCTGTGTGAGGCCTGGAGGGCATGAAAAAAGGGATTATTACCTGGTGGATATTCTTAAAGAAGTGCGCGAAGAAATGGAAGCTGAAAAACTTAAAGCCGCTGCGAATAAATCCCAAAGTGGGGAATTGGCTTTCAGGGAAATGACTATGGTTCAAAAGATTAAAGCGGTGGATAAAGTCATTGATGAAAATATCCGCGCTATGCTTATGATGGACGGAGGGGATTTAGAGATTT is a genomic window of Helicobacter pylori oki112 containing:
- a CDS encoding helix-turn-helix domain-containing protein gives rise to the protein MESKINRLSAKIDALLEQQKRVISLLEAYLSVYPTQEASNKFFKSVSQGMELAPEIAQEDEEKRLYVLQYLSHVDITKNKQDSQLKKDCLEFIQRFNVPKPIMVTALYNLRGIKPTKKEVAKQLQKLYVWEKRYQQGGIDALKDRRGRPLKKP
- a CDS encoding NifS family cysteine desulfurase, which gives rise to MLQRIYLDNNATTRIDPKVKEIMDPFLRDHYGNPSSLHQFGTETHPAIAEALDKLYKGINARDIDDVIITSCATESNNWVLKGVYFDECLKKGKNHIVTTVAEHPAVRSTCNFLESLGVEVTYLPINEHGSITADQVKEAITEKTALVSVMWANNETGLIFPIEEIGAICKEKGVLFHTDAVQAIGKIPVDVLKANVDFLSFSAHKFHGPKGIGGLYIRSGVGLTPLFHGGEHMNGRRSGTLNVPYIVGMGEAMKLAVEHLDYEKEVVGKLRDKLEEALLKIPDVMVVGDRIHRVPNTTLISVRGIEGEAMLWDLNRSNIAASTGSACASEDLEANPVMVAIGASKELAHTAIRLSLSRFNTEAEIDKTIEVFSQAAIRLRNISSSY
- a CDS encoding iron-sulfur cluster assembly scaffold protein NifU: MAKHDLVGSVLWDAYSKEVQRRMDNPTHLGVITEEQAKAKNAKLIVADYGAEACGDAVRLYWLVDESTDTIVDAKFKSFGCGTAIASSDMMVELCLNKRVQDAVKITNLDVERGLRDDPDTPAVPGQKMHCSVMAYDVIKKAAGMYLGKNAEDFEEEIIVCECARVSLGTIKEVIKLNDLKSVEEITNYTKAGAFCKSCVRPGGHEKRDYYLVDILKEVREEMEAEKLKAAANKSQSGELAFREMTMVQKIKAVDKVIDENIRAMLMMDGGDLEILDIKESDDYIDVYIRYMGACDGCMSATTGTLFAIENALQELLDRSIRVLPI